The Danio aesculapii chromosome 7, fDanAes4.1, whole genome shotgun sequence DNA window TTCAGGTTATTTGCATGTCTGCTGCATAAATTCATGACTAATCAGgattaaaattaattgaaaatgtatttaataaatatttagctGCAAATGAAGGCTAATCTTGCTTTGAAATGCACAAATAGCCAAGACATAATTGGaatcattttacacacacacacacacacacacacacacgcatgcacgcacacacacacacacacacacacacacacacacacacacacacacacacacacacacacacacacacacacacacacacacacacacacacagttacctTTATGGGAATTTCCCATTAAAGTAATTTTACACTGTACCAACTTCTATCCAtgtaacccaaccctcacaggaaatgttcagcatttttacattttcaaaatatttaattctgtgtaatttatgagCCATTTACTTCATGGGGACCAAAATGTCCCCATGACGATACCCCCAAGGTACACACACTACTGCCCTTTATATTTTGAGACAaaatcaaaatatattaaattttaaaacattatttcctataatgaACTTCTTCAATGCTTTCCCAGATAGTCACAAGCTATTTTTGCACGGTATGTTTCAGGACAATGTGCAGTGGTTGACCTACTTCCTGATCCAATCTAGATTTTTCATCTTTGATATTCATACAGGTCTGCACCTCAAGTGGAAGATTCATCCAAAAGATAGTACAACAAAATCACACTGAACCAGTAAGCCATTACCGACTATGGGCAGATAAACTTAAACAATAGAACCTTTTATATATGTAGGAGCACATATTTACGTATGAGGAAGCTAGGCAAATGAAGTGTGCCAGTCTTCCTGGCGCAGTGAATGTGTGATGTTATGTAGGTTTGAAAACGGAAAGCCAGGTGTATCGGATTTGTGTAGAGAAGGAGATGCTCACAATGGAGCAAATAGAGGCAGCCATGTACCAGAAGATGAAGAAGTCGGACAGACTAAATGAGGAGAAAATGGAAGGATTCACCATGGAGGGAGGTCAGAGAGAGCAGATCCTCCAGTGGTTCGTGGAGACTCAGGCCATGTTCATCCTGTCAGACGGAAACTTTCCACCGTGGTTCCAAGGCTTCATCTCCAGGCAGTAAGAACTAATAAGAGACGAGAGGTTCGGTAACCGTAACTGTTTCATTGTGAGCTGTAAAACATTATGAACGTCTATATTTGGCTGCAGGTGACTTATAATGCAAATGTTTGTTTGAAAATTGAGGCAGTTAAGCCGTCACTAGGACTTTACCCGTTCAAAAGGCACCATTTTGTATTTAATGGGTTAATGTTAGGATTCATATTAATgctttaaagttatatattagaACCTTAAAGTGCCATAAAGATGATTTTGCatctaaaaagaataaaaaagagccTTTTGAAAGGGTAGCATCTCAGTGACAGTGTTATTTCTTAGAGTGGTGTGGTACAGTAACTATCGCTGTTTGCAGGGAAGCAGAAGATCAGCTCAGAGACAGGGATGTTGGATGCTTCCTTATCAGACTCAGCGAGAAAGCCATTGGATATATTCTTTCATACAAGTAAGAATGAGAACTAACAGTCAGCAATATCATGTTGCGCAGCATTTAATAATTGTCTTTAATGTTAGTTCACATAATACAATTATTGGTCGTCTGGTCTGAGCACAATAACTAATGTCAAccccaaaaaaagtttttttttttttttttttaatgttgaaaaattGTTGTTACTAAGCTATATAATTACCTGTACAAATATTTTTCCTTAATGGTTCACTTTAATGTAATATCAAACTGGACTTTGAATGTGTGatacataaaataatcattttatattctatattgtgtcaaaactggttttaacagtttaaaacagTTCTTCAATGTTTAATGTTGACAGAGGTCAGGATCGTTGTCGGCATTTTGTCATAAATCAAACGAAGACTGGCCTGTTTGTCGTTTCTGGTGATTCCACCACTCATAACAGCCTCGCAGAGCTGATTGACCACTTTAAAATCACACCGATCCAGCCTTTTGGAGAGTACCTGACTTCATACAGCACTGAGATGGACGCCGTGGAAGAGGTAGAGTCAATTCTTTCACTTTCAAAAAATAGAAAAGACAGtacttttgaaaaatatattcataaaatcATGTTGACTCAATAGAGTTTTACTTAACAGTGGAACATTGAGCAATCATGATGAGATCACATGACCGCCAAATCAGACAAGCTTTATCTTGATATTTTACCTTCACTGGATGATTCACTCATTGGGGCAAAAAATATTATGGTTGTAAATAAAGCAGTGGTGGACAGTAACTAAGCGTTTCTTTTTAGGTCACTGCtgtgtttttggattttttttttattttaggaaaagTTTATCTTTACTTCagtacatttcaaaacaaaatgttaCTTTTTGTTACACTGCACTGGAATAATCAATGCACAGAGAAATCATTGCTGGCTCAGAGATGTGATAGCAGTGTCTGATTTGGCACGTCATGATTTTACCAAGTACGATGTTGATCCtggaaaatcatttttgtttgaaaatgtaatccatacctgtttcctacccctaaacccaaccataactctaaattattcccaaaatcaaataataataggATAATAGGATCATGTAAAAGTATATAAATCTAACCAAAACCCTAAACTTAACAAAAACTGTAAATgcatcccttaattctgattgtctgattggaatgttgttccaggatcaacatagatgttaatccaggaacatgtatacttggtaaaatcaggttGGCGGTCTGATTTATGAAAGAGCTGAATCTTGACAGTTAACCTCTTAAATTGGTTCACAAATTACACTGAACAATTATTTCAGAAATTGGATTGATCTGcgatccaatcagagtgagtgTACAactaacgactcactgattcaaatgatccatccAAAGTgtgtctccagtaaatgattcactgaactGACCAACTGATTCCAAAGAGATCAAAATGGGAGATCCTCTCGACTGATAGCCCAAACAGATGAATGCTGTAGCACAGATACTAAACTACACTGGTCACATATTCTTCTTATTATATTAAGACATTTTGTTCTATTTTATGCGTTTTGTTATATTGCATTTACActcattttgtgtttatttattcaaaaattcTATTAGCATCTACAGTATTTCACTTGTTCACACAACTCGTGTAATTATGTATTATAAGTTTTTGTAAGTAATTGTTATATTATCTTGCAAAAAAACATTACCAATAGGTACTTTTAACTTACATACTGATCAGCACAACATGAAAAACTATTAAATGTACTTGCAAATACATAAAAGCAAACAGAATACTATCATATCCAGAAATGTTTTATGTTGCTAATGttcttttgtgttatttttcTAGGATGATGAAAATGAGCTTTATGATGTGGTTCAAAATACCCCTATAGTTAAATCAGGAGTGAGTGTTAAGGCTCTAACAAGTTTATGGGAACAAGCTACCAGCTACCCACACAACATGGCTCCTGTCCTGCCTTCTAAAAGCAACCGGAAGCTCACAACCTCCACCTCTATTGACAGGAACAGCCTGTCTCAGGTAACAATGTCAACTCCTTCCTAGGATGCAATATCTATGCTTTTTACATATCCAGTGTTAAGATTCATTCATGTGCAAAATCATTAGGCAATGAAAATCCCACCTCTGCCAAAGAAAAACGCACCACTTCGGAATTCCTTAAGTGCCAGTCTTCCTGGTACGAATCCTTCACATGAACAACACAGCATTACAGAATCACGGACATCTGAGCACTACAGCTCTCAGTTATGGCCTACCCACAATGAAAACGATCAGTCTTTAACTTCCAACTCTTATAATCCTATGCCCTCCATCCCTCAACAATCTCCTTCAGCTCCATTGATAACAGCCTCCTGTTCTTACGCTGTTCTTGACCCTAAAAAAATGCATTCTGGAGCTGGTCGAATGGCACAAACGGAAGAAACAGAACTACAGCCCAATCCACTCTACCAGGCCTCAACTGTTGCGTATGCTGGGCTGAAGAATCAACCTGAGGTTGAGTACGACAACCGTGCAAATCCCAATGCCAACGCCCTTTTGGCAGAAAATCTTTATCAAGACGTACCTGAAGAGCGTGACTACAATACCTATGAACACATACCTGAGAGCAACACCTACGAGGACATCCCAGTGACGGTCAGCAACATGTACGCAAGCCTAGATGAGATTCAGACTCAAACACCGAATGCGTTGGGGAAGAAGGTGAGACCTGTtatgattaaaacaaatatattaattatgagtaaaacatgctgaaactgagtgacatggtggctcagtggttagcattgtcacctcacagcaaaaaggtcgcatgttcgagtcctggctgggccagttggcgtttttgtgtggagtttgcatgttctccccgtgttggcgtgggtttcctccgggtgctcccgtttccctcacagtccaaagacatgcagtataagtgaataaactaaattggctgtagtgtatgagtgtatatatgcagtatatatgcacatatatgataatacatgagggggcgacgcagtggcgcagtaggtagtgctgtcgcctcacagcaagaaggttgctggttcgagcctaggctgggtcagttgccgtttctgtgtggagcttgcatgtactccctatgtttgcgtgggttacctccaggtgctcctttttccaccacagtccaaagacatgcgggacaggtgcattggataggctaaattgtccatagtgtatgtgtgtatgaataagtgtgtatgtgtttcccagtactgggttgcagctggaagggcatccactgtgtaaaacatatgctggatatgttggtggttcattccgctgtggcgaccccagatgaataaagggactaagctgaaggaaaatgaataaatgaacatgctgaaactgttttgtttttttacagaatCATAAGTGGTGGAAACTTCGTCTGGAGAACAAGAAGTGACCGTCATCATGATATTTGAAGGACGCCACAGTAACCCATAAGCTGAGAAAATAatgtattgtattattgtttGCAAATCATTTAACTTTGTAATATTCATGTTGGactgtacattatataaataacTTCAGTGTGGCTTCACAACATGATGGATATCATGCAAGGACATTGGCACAATGAGTtgattatgattttaaaaatgtatttgaataacTACTCTGATTGTATCTATTGTTATCATTGCACTTCCTGTTTTCCACTCAATGCAGTTTCACCTTCGTGTAAATACAGTCCAGCAGGTCCATACCATTTTTTCGATGCAATACATGTCATTAATATCCAGGCCTGCCTCCTTTTGTACCTTCTGGTCAACCCGCCTGCTCCTTCCTTCACTGAAGATTGAAAACATGTACACAGGtcataaaaaaggagaaaaaacaaGCTAAAATCCTCCACCAGTCTTTTACAGTGTGATTAGCAACCCTTTGCTTTAACAAATAATTCATTATACTGCAACATTTTGTTATGAAGCGTTtatgaactgaattttaaaaaggagtttataaatataaacagtagAAAGAGAATAATTTAAGCAATTAAAAATGACCTGAACCTGAGCCTATCAGCTTTTTAATCAGTTGAAATAAACAATATTGCATTTCAAAATTCATTACATTCTTCATGTTGTTCATCTTTAAATGTTCTCCAAATGCCCATATACGTAATGTTTTAATCTGTTGTGTAAACTACTTAACATTACAGGTAGATTAAATGCAAATACGTTCACTCGGGATCAGTCGAGCTGTGACCATGCGAAGTGCAAATGTCTCAGCAACTGTACGGCGGGTAGTACCAGTGTCCTCCTGCAGGCGGTGACATGGCACAACCAAAGTTAATTTAGTCCAGAAATGCCCAAATAGGGCAAacagggcctgcgggccaaagttggcccatggtaacctttgaagAGAGGGAGAACGAGGAGGATGGTTTAAAGATTGTCAATTTAaatctaatgtaaccttttgttggTTTaaagctttgtttgtttgtttaaagcaaactgaaattaaatactttaattaaaattaagcagatttagtttaaatctttatactgtcagctgacaatgcagagactttgttgggcaaatcaagtcaaaaggtagattctgcttgactagtgtattcagcattgaactccactgtgttataaatgtgattggttttattataataagttgtcatttaaaaagttatacagttttagttaatacgatttaaagtaatggtttctttttcttttgaaatattatgaaatatattatgAAATTACACCCCGTCTAACAGGCTAGCagctaatgaaataaaacaaaacatttaataaataaataaacaaatgccatATTAATCAAGTGTGACTTTACAATAGCAATAGAGGCATATTAGCAAATAAGGGAAATTTGTAATGAACAGTTGTGCCTAAAGTATTCAGAAACCTAATGGCTATGAACATTGTGACAACACCATGAATCATTCAAAAGGTTAGGTATTTCCACAGATGTAAGTGAAAGTAACAGGTTATGTGTGCCAAACTGATGCTGATCACTCCTCCGACCTGCAAAAATCAATTAAAGTGAGGCTATAAGAGCAGAGGGTACTTCCATAACAAAGTCATGAAAAGAGAAAAGTCTACAGCTGTTGCCAAACATTAAGGCATCAATTTTCAGCTCCATCAGTTATTACATTTTTGCATGTCTAATAAGCATCTATTATTAGACACTACATCATAATTATTGCATATTTGTAGGCAAATTATTATAATGAAAATCATCAAATAGTGAATTATATAAGTCAAAACTATGAGGGAAATTACCACGACATCACACTTTCATAACTATTATTTTGTATGTCAATTATGATTTACTGTCCATAATTTTGATTAAGTATCATCTCGTAATTgatttataaatgattttattCCCTATGACCTAGTATATCATAATTTCAGATACATTTTCCCCCCTCAttataactatttttttatttatcaaaccGTCAAATgaattttgcatttttttcccctctctaaTGCAGAGACGggcaaactagggcctgcgggccaaaattggcccatggtaaccctTGATTTGGTCCACAatgccatctgagaagagagggagaatgaggGGGGTGGTTTAAAGATTGTCAATTCAGATTTAATGTAAGCCTTTGTATGTTTTAAGctttatttgtttgtaaaaagctgattgaaattaaatgttttaaataaatggtgtaaattaagcAGATTTTCCTTAAATCTATACCGTCCTATACACCTGACAATGCAGAGACATTGGCtaacaaatcaagtcaaaggcagaatCTGCTTGACTGGTGTATTTGGCATTGAACTCCActatgttataaatgtgattagagagggagaatgatggggaggtggttggaGTGAATATTTTTGACAAAAGTTAGTCGTTTTgaatttaatgtaacattttttgtttttttttttgtttttgtaaatgaatcagatttgctaaaaatgtaaatactgacaCGCAACAGACAGAGGGCAATGCACAAGATatcagcaagcaaatcaaggcaaaggcaggtggcAGCTTAGTGCATTAAGCATCGAACGGCATTGTTTTATTAAtggaattgtttatgtttttactgtaataagttctttacttttttaaaatatactgcattagttattaAATTAGGAAATAAGTGAGAAACTTACTCATGGAAACTTTGGTGTAATAGTTTGGTATACTTCCCTTCTGTCCACAGCCGTCAGTCAGGTTTGGTTTTTGACACTTAATAAGAAAAagttttgggcacccctgctccaATATGACGGAAAGGGGCTTTCAGTGCCGCCTGACGCTCTTGACGTTTATGCCTTCGTGGTGACGTCCCGGCAGACCCGCCCAGTCTTTCACTGCTGCTGCGTGCAGTAAAGTCGGAAACACAAGTTGAACCGCATCTCTTATGTACCGTTAATCAAACACCGTTACTCTGCTACCGAGCCGAAAGAAGGTAGCCAGACGGGGGAGAAACAAGAAAAGATGGCGAAAACGTACGACTATCTGTTCAAATTACTGCTTATCGGAGACAGCGGTGTGGGAAAGACCTGTCTGCTGTTTCGATTCAGCGAGGACGCCTTCAACACCACTTTTATCTCCACCATAGGTCAGTTTCACATTAGAACTGCTTGTATACTGTGCATACACAACATGGATGTTTACTGGGTAGTACTGCGTGAGCTGTTATAGAGGTGCATGGAGATTTACGTACATGTGACTGTCTGTTGGAGTGACAGGAAGAGGCCGTGGATGTGACAGCTCGTTCACTAAACTGTTCGTCGACgtgttttttaaatgacaaacgaCACATTTTCCGTATTTAAACGTCAGGATTAGTTAGTATAGACTACTGTTACGTGTAACATGAATAAGACGTGACAGTACGCTGCATTTATAGAGCTAGCATGATCTCAGCCTGATTAGCTGTGCGCTAGCATAGTGGGCTGGACTGCACTTTCAGCTGCACTGTGGCTAAAGAGTTGTTTAGATTCACATTTCACAACTAAACGGGACTTCAAGTTAATTTACGCCATTGTACATTTTCTTAATTCATGTTATAGACCGTATTACAAACTATATTCATCCGCTTGTTTATTCTTTAAGTGTGTTGTGATCGTAGGGTTTAACCCAAATGTCACCTTCCAGTGAAAATGACACACTTCTCTAGTGATTTTTACAGGACTTCTCCAGTCATTAAGTCCTCTTAGAGTGAGTTCACACACTTAGTTTTTGTGATTCattaaaaagaaacaagaaaattaaacatttatacatttagtcTATGTTTACTTAGTGTTCAATCATTTTTAAGACAAACTAAacttacataaaaacaaaaaaggctctATGACTTATATTTTATGACAGAATTTAccaaacagtaaaaacaaataacctgcaagtgtgacttgaaaacaacaccaacactgtttatttggctatgaacaatgttgtactttgatagtctttggctgctaatatgatttcgctatttagagttagcaaataatacttttataaaattatattattaaagggaaagcctgaatgtgcgaatataaaaccaactttacctctatcctTTTTATGGTCACATCTGACTTAATCCTTTGGTCCATGTTGCGTTCATCTTTTATTTcagtgtcaatcagactgttgaacactgatcgatagtgtatgtaattcttttgcatgttggcttatttttaattgttattatgtcAGAACCTGGTGAAGTGCTGTGTGAGTCCATagaaaatttccccttgagggacaataaagtatacaaacaaacatatcTGTCAAACCAAAGCTTATTTGGAAGTAGAGCGAGACCCTTTTTTTCAACAGTCTTTGTCCAGTTGCTTGTTGCTCACCAGGTTTTAAATGGCATTGTTTCATTCAGATGAACCACACTAACAGAACAACTGCTCCATAGTTTGATTGAACCAAATCtgtcaagtgtgaacacacccttaaaCTTCCCAACTCACGTTCATCTGTTTGCAATTTTGAGTGCAACACCCACATTTCAAAATGCAAACAATCAATGGGAAAACCTTTTTTGTGATGATGATCTGTTGCACTCAGATGTGTCACAGTAGAAGAAAATATGTAAAGCTACTTCAATACGATTTGTTCTTTAGCATTcagcattaggcatgggccggtatatgattctgacagtatgataaccttggataaaagtatGATGGTTTGACAGTATTGTGAATATtgatctaaaatatattctttttaaatatttgggggaaaaaactaaacttttttccactttgatcacaatatattttattttgagaaatattttggaacagtaaacatgtcaggctgaatgtagtttcaaaagcacagatttcttttACATGTTAAAACGTCATcattggatatattttctgctggagatactcttGTTCtaaagacgaaaaaaaaaaactaaaaaagaaaatcttacatataccgtaggaacggaACAGaatattttggcggttttaaaggTTTGAGACAACCTggagtatttttttaaaacagatttgTGCATGTTAAACATCAGTTAAGAAAATATTAGCACCTGTCAGGTTTAAttttggggaaaactggataatatgagcttttgtcagctaatttcatcttccgggtttaaaatcatttttggggtgggatcaaaattGGTGACTTAGAGAG harbors:
- the sh2d7 gene encoding hematopoietic SH2 domain-containing protein, yielding MLTMEQIEAAMYQKMKKSDRLNEEKMEGFTMEGGQREQILQWFVETQAMFILSDGNFPPWFQGFISRQEAEDQLRDRDVGCFLIRLSEKAIGYILSYKGQDRCRHFVINQTKTGLFVVSGDSTTHNSLAELIDHFKITPIQPFGEYLTSYSTEMDAVEEDDENELYDVVQNTPIVKSGVSVKALTSLWEQATSYPHNMAPVLPSKSNRKLTTSTSIDRNSLSQAMKIPPLPKKNAPLRNSLSASLPGTNPSHEQHSITESRTSEHYSSQLWPTHNENDQSLTSNSYNPMPSIPQQSPSAPLITASCSYAVLDPKKMHSGAGRMAQTEETELQPNPLYQASTVAYAGLKNQPEVEYDNRANPNANALLAENLYQDVPEERDYNTYEHIPESNTYEDIPVTVSNMYASLDEIQTQTPNALGKKNHKWWKLRLENKK